The following are from one region of the Pseudazoarcus pumilus genome:
- a CDS encoding DMT family transporter yields the protein MPGPMLNAAMPLLFVVLWSTGFIGGKLGLPYAEPLTFLTLRYAAVLALMLPLVWLMRAPWPRNARQFVHIGVSGLLVHGLYLGGVFTAIGAGLPAGVTALVVGMQPLLTALGAGWLLGERVVGRQWAGLALGFAGVALVVIGQGGAGGFDAPLGAMLIPALFALAGITAGTLYQKRFCPSFDLRTGAVIQFIPTLLVTALAAWATETMRVDWSGEFIFALGWLVVVLSLGAISLLNLLIRSGGAVNVASLFYLTPPTTAVMAWLLFDERLAPLALAGMAVAVTGVWLARAR from the coding sequence ATGCCCGGCCCCATGCTCAACGCCGCGATGCCCCTGCTGTTCGTCGTGCTGTGGAGCACGGGCTTCATCGGCGGCAAGCTGGGCCTGCCCTATGCCGAGCCGCTGACCTTCCTGACGCTGCGCTACGCTGCGGTGCTGGCGTTGATGCTCCCGCTGGTATGGCTGATGCGCGCGCCGTGGCCGCGCAACGCGCGTCAGTTCGTGCATATCGGCGTATCCGGCCTGCTGGTGCACGGCCTGTATCTGGGCGGCGTGTTCACGGCCATCGGCGCGGGCCTGCCGGCAGGCGTGACCGCGCTGGTGGTCGGCATGCAGCCGCTGCTCACGGCGCTGGGCGCGGGCTGGCTGCTGGGCGAGCGCGTGGTCGGTCGGCAGTGGGCCGGGCTCGCGCTGGGTTTCGCCGGCGTGGCGCTGGTGGTGATTGGCCAGGGCGGCGCGGGCGGCTTCGACGCCCCGCTGGGTGCGATGCTGATTCCCGCACTGTTCGCGCTCGCCGGCATCACCGCCGGCACGCTGTACCAGAAGCGCTTCTGCCCGAGTTTCGACCTGCGCACCGGCGCAGTCATTCAGTTCATCCCGACGCTCTTGGTCACTGCGCTGGCGGCCTGGGCGACGGAAACGATGAGGGTGGACTGGAGCGGCGAATTCATCTTCGCGCTGGGCTGGCTGGTGGTCGTGCTCTCGCTGGGGGCGATCTCGCTGCTCAACCTGCTGATTCGCTCTGGCGGAGCGGTGAATGTGGCGAGCCTGTTCTACCTCACTCCGCCGACCACGGCGGTGATGGCCTGGCTGCTCTTCGACGAGCGCCTGGCGCCGCTCGCGCTGGCCGGCATGGCGGTCGCGGTGACCGGCGTGTGGCTGGCGCGAGCGCGCTGA
- a CDS encoding carbon-nitrogen hydrolase family protein yields MIVRIAAVQYLLRQIHDWSGFENQVRFVMQAAGDYRPHFVLLPEIFTTQLLSFMDTRDMPEAVRNMHDYTPRYLDLMRELAAEWRVFLIGGSHPTLRDGQLYNTAYLFTPEGDIYEQDKIHRTRWEREMWDTAAGDQLHLFDTPFGKIAILICYDIEFPELARMVSEAGADILFVPSCTDDRQGFLRVRYCCHARAIENQVYVAMTSTVGNLPVQGLGVHYGQASIITPSDFPFARDGIAAEGTANVEQIVIADVNVDNLAHNRVNGTTIPLYDKRHDVYENPVQVVEIR; encoded by the coding sequence ATGATCGTACGCATCGCCGCGGTGCAGTATCTGCTGCGCCAGATCCACGACTGGTCCGGCTTCGAGAACCAGGTGCGCTTCGTCATGCAGGCCGCGGGCGACTACCGTCCGCACTTCGTGCTGCTGCCGGAAATCTTCACGACGCAGTTGCTGTCGTTCATGGACACACGCGACATGCCCGAGGCCGTGCGCAACATGCACGACTACACGCCGCGCTATCTCGACCTGATGCGCGAACTGGCAGCCGAGTGGCGCGTATTCCTGATCGGCGGCAGCCACCCCACGCTGCGCGACGGCCAGCTCTACAACACGGCTTACCTGTTCACGCCCGAAGGCGATATCTACGAGCAGGACAAGATCCACCGCACGCGCTGGGAGCGCGAGATGTGGGACACGGCCGCGGGCGACCAGCTGCATCTGTTCGACACGCCCTTCGGCAAGATCGCGATCCTGATCTGCTACGACATCGAATTCCCGGAGCTGGCGCGCATGGTCAGCGAGGCCGGCGCCGACATCCTCTTCGTGCCCTCATGCACCGACGACCGTCAGGGCTTTTTGCGCGTGCGCTATTGCTGCCACGCGCGCGCGATCGAGAACCAGGTGTATGTGGCCATGACCAGCACCGTGGGCAACCTGCCGGTGCAGGGGCTGGGCGTGCATTACGGTCAGGCGAGCATCATCACGCCGTCGGACTTTCCGTTCGCACGCGACGGCATCGCCGCCGAGGGCACGGCCAACGTCGAGCAGATCGTCATTGCCGACGTCAACGTCGACAACCTCGCCCACAATCGCGTCAACGGCACGACCATCCCGCTCTACGACAAGCGCCACGACGTGTACGAGAACCCGGTGCAGGTCGTCGAGATCCGCTGA
- a CDS encoding Na/Pi cotransporter family protein, whose amino-acid sequence MVRRIAFVLLCVLLGYGLLASPEFKQIAAGVAIFLFGMLALEQGFKAFTGGTLERLLARTTDRLWKSVFFGMITTTLMQSSSLVSVISISFLSAGLLGLAQGIGIVFGANLGSTTGAWLVAGFGLKVDIAAWAMPMLTFGVIFAFLRSPLMKGVGHVLAGLGFLFLGIAFMKEGFEVFGAAVNLADYAMPGLRGLLVFTALGTIATVVMQSSHASLVLVITALAAGQVTYENALALSIGANVGTTITALLGALGANVQGRRLAAAHLVFNVTTGLIALMFIDGFARVVEIGAGWLGIAADDWTLKLALFHTLFNLVGLALMLPLTGRLVTWLEALLPERRASVVTPRFLARPMLEMPDAGLEAVRKELQHLYANVFDIMALALHADPGRLRRGEQLEALDRAPERVRAIDIDDYYVRRVKPLYGDILDFLAGLQTTGPQVARAYALRSAAQQMIEALKDLKHMQKNLLRYLDANALHPRAEYVVLRRDLARLLSDIQRLAEAPETTAADFDILRERVVAADLVAGGTIDALMRERRIAPEQAASLMNDAGYAADIVDSLLAMARVIFVAGPVEPASEHDRPLGEAETGAVLDGNTAGH is encoded by the coding sequence ATGGTTCGCCGGATCGCCTTCGTCCTGCTGTGCGTGCTGCTCGGCTATGGTCTGTTGGCGAGTCCCGAATTCAAGCAGATTGCCGCTGGTGTGGCGATCTTTCTGTTCGGCATGCTGGCGCTCGAGCAGGGCTTCAAGGCCTTCACCGGCGGCACCCTGGAGCGCTTGCTGGCGCGCACCACCGACCGGCTATGGAAGAGCGTGTTCTTCGGCATGATCACGACCACGCTGATGCAGTCGAGCTCGCTGGTGTCGGTGATTTCGATTTCCTTCCTGTCGGCCGGCCTGCTCGGGCTGGCGCAGGGCATCGGCATCGTCTTCGGCGCCAATCTGGGTTCGACCACCGGTGCCTGGCTGGTCGCCGGCTTCGGCCTGAAGGTCGACATCGCCGCCTGGGCCATGCCGATGCTGACCTTCGGCGTGATCTTCGCCTTCCTGCGCTCGCCGCTGATGAAGGGCGTCGGCCACGTGCTCGCTGGTCTGGGCTTCCTGTTCCTCGGCATCGCCTTCATGAAGGAAGGCTTCGAGGTCTTCGGCGCGGCGGTCAATCTGGCCGACTACGCGATGCCCGGGCTGCGCGGCCTGCTGGTGTTCACCGCGCTCGGCACCATCGCCACCGTCGTGATGCAGTCCAGCCATGCCTCGCTGGTGCTGGTGATCACCGCGCTGGCGGCCGGGCAGGTGACCTACGAGAACGCGCTGGCGCTGTCCATCGGCGCCAACGTCGGCACCACCATCACGGCCCTGCTCGGCGCGCTCGGCGCCAACGTGCAGGGACGCCGGCTGGCCGCCGCCCACCTGGTGTTCAACGTCACCACCGGGCTGATCGCGCTGATGTTCATCGACGGCTTCGCGCGCGTGGTGGAAATCGGCGCGGGCTGGCTGGGCATCGCTGCCGATGACTGGACGCTCAAGCTCGCGCTGTTCCACACCCTGTTCAACCTCGTCGGGCTGGCCCTGATGCTGCCGCTGACCGGCCGCCTCGTGACCTGGCTGGAAGCGCTGCTGCCCGAGCGGCGCGCCAGCGTCGTGACCCCGCGCTTTCTCGCGCGCCCCATGCTGGAAATGCCCGATGCCGGCCTGGAGGCGGTGCGCAAGGAGCTGCAGCACCTGTACGCCAACGTCTTCGACATCATGGCGCTGGCGCTGCACGCTGACCCAGGACGGCTGCGCCGCGGCGAACAGCTCGAGGCCCTCGACCGGGCACCCGAGCGCGTGCGCGCGATCGACATCGACGACTACTACGTGCGCCGCGTCAAGCCGCTGTACGGCGACATTCTCGACTTCCTCGCCGGCCTGCAGACCACGGGGCCGCAGGTCGCGCGCGCCTATGCGCTGCGTTCGGCCGCCCAGCAGATGATCGAGGCGCTCAAGGATCTCAAGCACATGCAGAAGAATCTGTTGCGCTATCTCGACGCCAACGCGCTCCACCCCAGGGCCGAATACGTGGTGCTGCGCCGGGATCTGGCGCGTCTGCTGTCGGATATCCAGCGCCTGGCCGAAGCGCCGGAGACGACTGCGGCAGATTTCGATATCCTGCGCGAACGCGTGGTCGCCGCCGATCTGGTCGCCGGCGGCACCATCGACGCGCTGATGCGCGAGCGTCGCATCGCCCCCGAGCAGGCGGCCTCGCTGATGAACGATGCCGGCTACGCTGCCGACATCGTCGACAGCCTGCTGGCGATGGCCCGCGTGATCTTCGTCGCCGGCCCGGTCGAACCCGCCTCCGAGCACGACCGGCCGCTGGGCGAGGCAGAAACCGGGGCCGTCCTGGACGGGAACACCGCAGGCCATTGA
- a CDS encoding TlyA family RNA methyltransferase translates to MSMNSFHARKSRPAPVTRSVPQPADHGGLSRADALLVERGLAASRARAQAAIAAGRVVADGRPVTKPSHLLAPDADLCVAADEAERFVSRGGLKLAGALAHTGMDVTDRTCLDVGQSTGGFSDCLLQAGAARVVGVEVGHGQLDARLAGDARCVTLEGLNARELDAARLGEHAPPGGFDLIVCDASFISLALLMPQWPALLAPQGDVLALVKPQFEVGPKGVGKGGIVRDAALYADVEARLRAVATDCGLAVRDWFDSPIAGGDGNREFFLWMQHANH, encoded by the coding sequence GTGTCGATGAACTCCTTCCACGCCCGCAAGAGCCGGCCGGCACCTGTGACGCGTTCGGTGCCCCAACCGGCCGATCACGGCGGCCTGTCGCGTGCCGACGCACTGCTGGTCGAACGCGGCCTGGCCGCTTCACGCGCACGCGCGCAGGCGGCGATCGCGGCCGGGCGCGTGGTCGCAGACGGTCGTCCGGTGACAAAGCCTTCGCACCTGCTGGCGCCGGATGCGGATCTGTGCGTCGCGGCGGATGAGGCCGAGCGTTTCGTCTCGCGCGGCGGGCTGAAGCTGGCCGGCGCGCTGGCACACACCGGGATGGACGTAACGGACCGCACCTGCCTGGACGTCGGCCAGTCCACCGGCGGCTTCAGCGACTGCCTGCTGCAGGCCGGCGCAGCGCGGGTGGTCGGCGTCGAGGTCGGTCACGGCCAGCTCGACGCGAGGCTCGCAGGCGACGCCCGCTGCGTGACGCTCGAAGGCCTCAACGCGCGCGAACTCGACGCCGCACGCCTCGGCGAGCACGCTCCGCCCGGCGGCTTCGATCTGATCGTGTGCGACGCGAGCTTCATCTCGCTGGCACTGCTCATGCCGCAATGGCCTGCGCTGCTCGCGCCGCAAGGCGACGTGCTGGCGCTGGTCAAACCGCAGTTCGAAGTGGGGCCGAAAGGCGTCGGCAAGGGCGGCATCGTGCGCGATGCCGCGCTCTACGCCGACGTCGAGGCGCGGCTGCGTGCCGTCGCCACCGACTGCGGCCTGGCCGTGCGCGACTGGTTCGACTCCCCCATCGCCGGCGGCGACGGCAACCGCGAATTCTTCCTCTGGATGCAACATGCAAACCACTGA
- the ruvC gene encoding crossover junction endodeoxyribonuclease RuvC, with product MTSATQITPTRILGLDPGLRITGFGVVDKLGSQLRYVASGCIRTADGELPGRLKTLLDGVREIIATYTPDQVAVEKVFVNVNPQSTLLLGQARGAVICGAVSCELPVAEYTALQVKQAVVGYGKADKTQVQHMVQRLLALDGDPGADAADALACAICHANGSAGVLGALGGRRRAGRVMPLRGGR from the coding sequence ATGACATCGGCTACGCAAATCACCCCGACACGCATCCTGGGCCTGGATCCAGGCTTGCGCATCACCGGCTTCGGCGTCGTCGACAAGCTCGGCAGCCAGCTGCGCTATGTCGCCAGCGGCTGCATCCGCACCGCCGATGGCGAACTGCCCGGTCGCCTCAAGACGCTGCTCGACGGCGTGCGCGAAATCATCGCCACTTACACCCCCGACCAGGTCGCGGTCGAGAAGGTCTTCGTCAACGTCAATCCGCAATCCACGCTGCTGCTCGGTCAGGCGCGTGGCGCGGTGATCTGCGGCGCGGTCTCGTGCGAACTGCCGGTAGCCGAATACACCGCGCTGCAGGTCAAGCAGGCAGTGGTCGGCTACGGCAAGGCGGACAAGACCCAGGTGCAGCACATGGTGCAACGCCTGCTCGCGCTCGACGGCGATCCCGGGGCGGACGCAGCCGATGCGCTGGCCTGCGCGATCTGCCATGCCAACGGCTCGGCTGGCGTGCTGGGAGCGCTGGGTGGGCGGCGCCGCGCCGGGCGCGTGATGCCGCTGCGCGGCGGACGCTGA
- a CDS encoding YebC/PmpR family DNA-binding transcriptional regulator produces MAGHSKWANIQHRKGRQDAKRGKVFSKLIKEVTVAARMGGGDPNFNPRLRLAVDKAKAENMPGDNIDRAIKRGTGELEGVNYEEARYEGYGINGAAVMVDCLTDNKTRTVADVRHAFSKFGGNMGTDGCVAFQFTHCGVLMFAPGTDEEALLEAALEAGAEDVVTNEDGSIEVFTSPNDYSEVKEALEKVGFTAEFGEVTMKPDNETELAGEDAEKMQKLLDALESLDDVQEVYTSAVFDE; encoded by the coding sequence ATGGCGGGTCATTCCAAATGGGCCAACATCCAGCATCGCAAGGGTCGTCAGGACGCCAAGCGGGGCAAGGTGTTCAGCAAGTTGATCAAGGAAGTCACGGTTGCCGCACGCATGGGCGGCGGCGACCCGAACTTCAACCCACGCCTGCGCCTGGCCGTGGACAAGGCCAAGGCCGAGAACATGCCGGGCGACAACATCGATCGCGCCATCAAGCGCGGCACCGGTGAACTCGAAGGCGTGAACTACGAGGAAGCGCGCTACGAGGGCTACGGCATCAACGGCGCGGCGGTGATGGTCGATTGCCTGACGGACAACAAGACGCGCACCGTGGCCGACGTGCGCCACGCGTTCTCCAAGTTCGGCGGCAACATGGGCACGGACGGCTGCGTGGCCTTCCAGTTCACGCATTGTGGCGTGCTGATGTTCGCCCCCGGCACCGACGAGGAGGCACTGCTGGAAGCGGCGCTGGAGGCCGGTGCCGAGGACGTGGTAACCAACGAGGACGGCTCGATCGAGGTGTTCACCTCGCCCAACGACTACTCGGAAGTGAAGGAGGCCCTGGAGAAGGTCGGCTTCACCGCCGAGTTCGGCGAAGTCACGATGAAGCCGGACAACGAGACCGAACTGGCCGGCGAGGACGCCGAGAAGATGCAGAAGCTCCTTGACGCGCTCGAGTCGCTCGACGACGTGCAGGAGGTCTACACCTCGGCGGTGTTCGACGAGTAA
- a CDS encoding histidine phosphatase family protein, translating into MPVRALLIALSILLLAPVGALAESDPDDLALEAMRAGGVVVLIRHEVTESGIGDPPEFTLGKCETQRNLSASGRERARRLGARLAELGVRVDEVRSSRWCRCVDTAELAFGERLEVQAWPPLDSFFGGQGDRATQTRAALANLSDLPRDGVWVWVTHQVNISALSGEFTAMGEAIVARPRDDGSLQVVGRWQP; encoded by the coding sequence ATGCCTGTTCGTGCCCTGCTGATCGCACTGTCCATCTTGCTGCTTGCGCCCGTCGGCGCGCTTGCCGAATCCGATCCGGACGACCTCGCGCTGGAGGCGATGCGCGCCGGTGGCGTGGTGGTGCTGATCCGCCACGAGGTGACCGAGTCGGGCATCGGCGATCCACCCGAATTCACCCTGGGCAAGTGCGAGACGCAGCGCAACCTGTCCGCGAGCGGGCGCGAGCGCGCCCGCCGTCTCGGCGCGCGCCTGGCCGAACTCGGCGTGCGCGTCGACGAAGTGCGTTCCAGCCGCTGGTGCCGCTGTGTGGATACGGCCGAACTGGCCTTCGGCGAGCGCCTCGAGGTGCAAGCCTGGCCACCGCTCGATTCCTTCTTCGGCGGGCAGGGCGACCGCGCCACACAGACGCGCGCGGCGCTGGCGAACCTGTCGGATCTGCCGCGCGACGGCGTGTGGGTGTGGGTCACCCATCAGGTCAACATCTCGGCCTTGAGCGGCGAGTTCACGGCCATGGGCGAAGCCATCGTCGCGCGTCCGCGCGACGATGGCTCGCTGCAAGTCGTCGGACGCTGGCAGCCGTAA
- a CDS encoding helicase HerA-like domain-containing protein: MPDPMLIARSAGEDVALLPRLANRHGLITGATGTGKTVTLQKMAESFAAVGVPVFVADVKGDLSGIGAAGKSSPKLLERLAAIGITDYRPRASTAVFWDVFGELGHPVRATVSDMGPLLLGRLLNLNDTQAGVLQIVFRVADDNGLLLLDLKDLRSMLQYVGENARQFTTEYGNISAASVGAIQRGLLSLDAQGGERFFGEPMLDLADLIQVDAEGRGVVNVLAAEKLYHSPQLYSTFLLWVLAELFENLPEIGDPEKPKLVFFFDEAHLLFRDAPKALVDKVEHVVRLIRSKGVGVYFVTQSPLDVPDAVLGQLGNRVQHALRAFTPRDQKAVKSAAETMRPNPGFDAVEAITELGVGEALISFLDEKGRPGVTQRASVIAPDSRMGPLLPDERTAAIRASLIYGHYEKAVDRESAHEMLRAQSEAAAARADESSAERARETASGGGLSDMIFGSRGPRGGQRDGLMQIAAKTVTRTIGSAIGRQLARGVLGSLLGKRR; this comes from the coding sequence ATGCCCGACCCCATGCTCATCGCCCGCTCCGCCGGCGAGGACGTCGCCCTGCTGCCGCGTCTGGCCAACCGCCACGGCCTGATCACCGGCGCGACCGGCACCGGCAAGACGGTGACCCTGCAGAAGATGGCCGAGTCCTTCGCCGCCGTCGGCGTGCCGGTGTTCGTTGCCGACGTCAAGGGCGACCTGTCGGGCATCGGGGCGGCCGGCAAGTCCTCGCCCAAGCTGCTCGAGCGTCTCGCCGCGATCGGCATCACCGACTATCGCCCGCGCGCCAGCACCGCGGTGTTCTGGGACGTCTTCGGGGAACTCGGCCATCCGGTGCGCGCCACCGTGTCCGACATGGGCCCGCTGCTGCTCGGTCGGCTGCTCAACCTCAACGACACCCAGGCCGGCGTGCTGCAGATCGTCTTTCGCGTGGCCGACGACAATGGCCTGCTGCTGCTCGATCTCAAGGACCTGCGCTCGATGCTGCAGTACGTCGGCGAGAATGCACGCCAGTTCACCACCGAATACGGCAACATCTCGGCCGCCTCGGTGGGTGCGATCCAGCGCGGCCTGCTCAGTCTGGACGCGCAGGGTGGCGAGCGCTTCTTCGGTGAGCCCATGCTCGACCTGGCCGACCTGATCCAGGTCGACGCCGAGGGGCGTGGCGTGGTCAATGTGCTCGCCGCCGAGAAGCTCTATCACTCGCCGCAGCTGTACTCGACCTTTCTGCTGTGGGTCCTGGCCGAGCTGTTCGAGAATCTGCCCGAGATCGGCGACCCCGAAAAGCCCAAGCTGGTGTTCTTCTTCGACGAGGCCCACCTGCTGTTTCGCGACGCGCCGAAAGCCCTGGTCGACAAGGTCGAGCACGTCGTGCGCCTGATCCGCTCCAAGGGTGTCGGGGTGTACTTCGTGACGCAAAGCCCGCTCGACGTGCCCGATGCCGTGCTCGGCCAGCTCGGCAACCGCGTGCAGCATGCGCTGCGCGCCTTCACGCCACGCGACCAGAAGGCAGTGAAGAGCGCGGCCGAGACGATGCGTCCCAATCCGGGATTCGACGCGGTCGAGGCGATCACCGAGCTGGGCGTGGGCGAAGCGCTGATCTCCTTCCTCGACGAAAAGGGGCGACCGGGGGTCACGCAGCGCGCCTCGGTGATCGCGCCCGATTCGCGCATGGGCCCGTTGCTGCCCGACGAGCGTACCGCCGCGATCCGTGCCTCGCTGATTTACGGTCATTACGAGAAGGCGGTTGATCGCGAATCGGCCCACGAGATGCTGCGCGCCCAGTCCGAGGCCGCTGCCGCGCGCGCTGACGAGTCCAGCGCGGAGCGCGCGCGAGAGACCGCATCCGGCGGCGGTCTTTCCGACATGATCTTCGGTTCCAGGGGGCCGCGCGGTGGTCAGCGCGACGGTCTCATGCAGATCGCGGCGAAGACCGTTACGCGCACCATTGGCAGCGCCATCGGGCGACAACTCGCGCGCGGCGTGCTCGGTTCGCTGCTGGGCAAGCGCCGTTAA
- the metF gene encoding methylenetetrahydrofolate reductase [NAD(P)H]: protein MQTTELSIEFFPPQTPVGAEKLRVVQTRLAEALDPAFFSVTYGAGGSTRERTFNTVREIAATGAEAAPHLSCVGSSRAELRAILDEYMEAGIRRIVALRGDLPSGAGAGGELRYANELVEFIRAETGNRFLIEVAAYPEWHPQARTPRDDLTNFKRKVDAGATSAITQYFYNLDAYTHFVDEVRALGVTIPIVPGIMPITSFSKLARFSDACGAEIPRWMRRKFEAFGDDADSIRAFGLDVVTELCERLLAAGAPGLHFYSMNQADATIEICRRLGLAKG from the coding sequence ATGCAAACCACTGAACTTTCGATTGAATTCTTCCCGCCGCAGACCCCGGTCGGCGCCGAAAAGCTGCGCGTCGTGCAGACCCGACTGGCCGAGGCGCTGGATCCCGCATTCTTTTCGGTGACCTACGGTGCCGGCGGCTCGACGCGCGAGCGCACCTTCAACACCGTGCGCGAGATCGCCGCCACCGGCGCCGAGGCCGCGCCGCATTTGTCGTGCGTGGGATCGAGCCGCGCCGAGTTGCGCGCCATCCTCGACGAATACATGGAGGCCGGCATCCGCCGCATCGTCGCATTGCGCGGCGACCTGCCCTCGGGCGCCGGCGCCGGGGGCGAGTTGCGCTACGCCAACGAACTGGTGGAATTCATCCGCGCGGAGACGGGGAATCGCTTCCTGATCGAGGTCGCGGCCTACCCGGAGTGGCATCCGCAGGCTAGAACCCCGCGTGACGACCTGACGAATTTCAAGCGCAAGGTCGACGCCGGCGCCACTTCGGCGATCACGCAGTATTTCTACAACCTCGATGCCTACACCCACTTCGTCGACGAGGTGCGTGCGCTCGGCGTCACGATCCCGATCGTGCCGGGCATCATGCCGATCACCAGCTTTTCCAAGCTCGCGCGCTTCTCGGACGCCTGCGGGGCCGAAATCCCGCGCTGGATGCGCCGCAAGTTCGAGGCCTTCGGCGACGACGCCGACTCGATCCGCGCGTTCGGTCTGGATGTGGTCACCGAACTGTGCGAACGCCTGCTCGCCGCCGGCGCGCCGGGCCTGCACTTCTATTCGATGAACCAGGCCGACGCCACCATCGAGATCTGCCGCCGGCTGGGACTGGCGAAGGGATAA
- a CDS encoding dienelactone hydrolase family protein has protein sequence MNKPNPEFDSLMPAVRMDRRGFVTTVAAAGFALAVQPVHAQTVIKTDAEGLDTGDIKIPVEGGELPAYFARPADGKDRPTVLVVQEIFGVHEHIKDVCRRLGKLGYLAIAPELYFRHGDPRSIDNVAALIQGIVSKVPDATVMSDLDACAAWAANHGGDPGRLAITGFCWGGRIVWLYAAHNPRLAAGVAWYGRLDGAPTELQPRYPIDVAGELKAPVLGLYGGADQGIPMHDVDFMRDELKRNEASAEIHVYADAPHAFHADYRPTYRKEPAEDGWRRMQAWFKRHGV, from the coding sequence ATGAACAAACCCAACCCGGAGTTCGACAGCCTGATGCCGGCCGTGCGCATGGATCGTCGCGGTTTCGTCACCACCGTCGCCGCCGCCGGCTTCGCGCTGGCCGTGCAGCCCGTGCACGCGCAGACGGTGATCAAGACCGACGCCGAGGGGCTGGACACCGGCGACATCAAGATTCCCGTCGAAGGCGGCGAGCTGCCCGCATATTTCGCGCGACCGGCCGACGGCAAGGACCGGCCTACGGTGCTCGTGGTGCAGGAGATCTTCGGCGTCCACGAGCACATCAAGGATGTGTGCCGCCGCCTTGGCAAGCTCGGCTATCTGGCGATCGCACCGGAGTTGTACTTCCGGCACGGCGATCCGCGCAGTATCGATAACGTCGCCGCACTGATCCAGGGCATCGTGTCGAAGGTGCCCGACGCCACGGTGATGTCCGACCTGGACGCATGCGCAGCCTGGGCCGCAAATCACGGCGGCGACCCCGGGCGGCTGGCGATCACGGGCTTTTGCTGGGGCGGACGCATCGTGTGGCTGTACGCCGCGCACAACCCCAGGCTCGCCGCCGGCGTGGCCTGGTACGGCCGCCTCGACGGCGCACCCACCGAGTTGCAGCCGCGCTACCCGATCGACGTGGCCGGCGAACTCAAGGCGCCGGTGCTGGGCCTGTACGGCGGCGCCGACCAGGGCATTCCGATGCACGACGTCGACTTCATGCGCGACGAACTCAAGCGCAACGAGGCCAGCGCCGAGATCCACGTCTATGCGGACGCGCCGCACGCATTCCACGCCGACTACCGCCCGACCTACCGCAAGGAGCCGGCCGAGGACGGCTGGCGCCGCATGCAGGCCTGGTTCAAGCGCCACGGCGTGTAA
- a CDS encoding Gx transporter family protein translates to MQPSSITIQPTADDGRIARLAAAAIVLSVAEAAIPLPLPGVKPGLANIVILIVLLQWGWRDAVWVALLRVFAGSLLLGQFLAPGFFLSLAGSLTSLVMLGLAVHLPRRWFGTVTLSLLAAFAHIGGQLVLARVWLVPHDGIFYLVPVFALAATVFGLVNGLVAGRLLRELGSAGR, encoded by the coding sequence ATGCAGCCCTCCTCGATCACGATTCAGCCCACCGCCGACGACGGCCGCATCGCGCGGCTGGCGGCGGCGGCGATCGTGCTGTCGGTGGCCGAGGCGGCGATTCCGCTGCCGCTGCCCGGCGTCAAGCCGGGGCTGGCCAACATCGTGATCCTCATCGTGCTGCTGCAATGGGGCTGGCGCGATGCGGTGTGGGTGGCGCTGCTGCGCGTGTTCGCCGGCAGCCTGCTGCTCGGGCAGTTCCTCGCGCCGGGCTTCTTTCTGAGCCTGGCGGGATCGCTCACCAGTCTGGTGATGCTGGGGCTGGCCGTGCATCTGCCGCGGCGCTGGTTCGGCACGGTCACGCTGTCGCTGCTGGCAGCCTTCGCCCACATCGGCGGGCAGCTTGTGCTGGCGCGGGTGTGGCTGGTGCCGCACGATGGCATCTTCTACCTGGTGCCGGTGTTCGCGCTGGCGGCGACGGTGTTCGGCCTGGTCAACGGGCTGGTGGCCGGGCGGCTGCTGCGCGAACTCGGGTCGGCCGGGCGCTGA